The following nucleotide sequence is from Mesobacillus jeotgali.
GGCGTTGGGAGAGAAAACCGGTCACATAAAAAAATTGCCGATGTGATGCAGTAGAAACTTCATCTGGGAATCACCTCATCATCACAAACGTGAATTGTTAGAAAATTGCCATATAACTCTCACACTTTTTCTTCAACTAAAAGCTATAATAAACCCAAATGGACTATGAACGGTGGTCTGGAATACCAGAGGGCTGATGGGGGCGATCTAATGAAGAGTTTGATTGTTTACTGCTCAACACATGGTACGACAGCAAAAGCGGCACATCTCTTACGAAAGCAGATTGAAGGGGATGTCATTGCCATCAATCTGGATAAGACAAAGCTCCATTCAGATTTGGAGCTGTTTGATTCTGTGTTGATCGGCGGATCCATCCATGCCGGCAGCATCCAGGGAAAAATAAAAAAATTCATGAAAGAGCATGAGGACGTGCTGCGAAGAAAAAAGCTCGGCTTGTTTCTTTGCTGCATGAGGGAAGGCCAGGAAGCACACACTCAGTTTGAGAATGCATTCCCGCCAAGCCTCAGGGAAGCGGCAATCGCGAAAGGATTGTTCGGGGGTGAATTCATTTTTTCAAAGATGAATTTTTTCGAGAAAATCATTGCGAAAAGTGTAAGCGGATCGACAGAAGAAATTTCTCATCTCGATCTGGGATCAATCAATGATTTCGCGGAAACTGTTAATCGGAATAATAAGTATTTACCTGTCTAAAAATCGGAGGCTATCTCGGCCTTCGATTTTTTTATTTTGGACAGCGGAAAATATTGTATAATCAAAGTAATTTGTTTGGGGGAGAGGTTTTAACAGAATGAATATTGAGCTTTTCAGAATGATCAATGATGCCGGAAAGGAATTCGGAGCGCTGAATCCGGTCATGGTCATAATTGCTAACAATGCGATTTACCTGTTAGCGGCGGCTGTCCTTGTATACTTGTTCAGCCGAAACCAAAGGAATCGATTGATGGTGGTAAGTGGTTTGACAGCACTTTTGTTGGCAGAGATAGCCGGGAAAATTGCGGGCATGCTTCACTCGAATCACCAGCCGTTTGCAAGGCTTCCCGATGTTAATCAATTGATTGAGATGGAAGTAAACAACTCGTTTCCGAGTGACCATACAATTATTTTTTTTACGATGGCGGTTACTTTCTGGCTGTTTAAAAGGAAGCATACATATTTATGGATCTTGCTCGCCGGGATGGTTGGTTTTTCGCGGATATGGGCCGGGGTGCATTATCCGGCGGATATCCTAGTAGGTGCGATTCTTGGATCAGGATTCGCTTATCTTGGCTACCGCGTGATTTCAACGATCAACTTATTCAATAAGAATAAATCGACAGGCAAGGAAATGAAAAATCTATAGATTATGAAACCTTTACGCTGGGTAAACCGTACATAAACAAGGTCAAGATAGAGTATTTGATTTATTTACTCAAGACCTGTAAAATATATTCTGACAAATTTTTTTTCGGAGAGTGAATTTTTTTGGAAGTTCCCATAGGTTTAGTCATTTTATTAGGTGTTTTAATTCTTTTGTCTGCCTTCTTTTCATCGGCAGAGACCGCTTTTTCCAGCGTCAATAAAATCAGGCTGCGAAACTATGAGTCTGAAGGCCGCGCTGGAAGCAAGAAAGCTTTGTATATTTCTGAGAATTTTGATGACGCGTTGTCTACAATTCTAGTAGGTAACAATATCGTCAATATTGCAGCGGCGAGTATTTCATCCAAGGTAGCTGTTGATATCTTCGGAGCAAGCACAGGTCTGATCGTAAGTACATTTGGTATGACGATCTTGATCCTGATTTTTGGTGAAATTTTGCCGAAGTCAATAGCGAAGGAAAATGCAGAAGCTTATTCGTTAAAAATTTCCGGTATCCTGCTGTTGCTGATTAAAATCCTTACGCCAATCAATTTCGTGTTCAGTAAATTGAAGGCATCCGTATCGAGGATGTTCTCGAAGGATGGGGAAGCCCAGCCATCTGTCACCGAAGAAGAAATCAAGGTGATGGTGGACATCAGTGAAGAAGAGGGCGTCATCAACAATGATGAGAGGGAGCTTGTGCACCGTTCCCTGGAATTTAACGATGTTCTTGTCGGCGAAATTTTAACACATCGAATGGATATGATTACAATCGAAGTAAACCAGCCTCTTGAGGAAATCAAGCAGATTTTCCTTGAGGAACGTTTTTCACGAATCCCGGTTTATGAAGAGAATATAGATAATGTCATCGGATTCTTGTCCGAGCGTGAATTTTTCGCTGAATTGATTCAGAATAAAGAAGTGAATGTCCGTGAGATGCTCCGTCAGCCGATGTTCGTCGTGAAGTCGATGAAAATCGCCACCCTGTTGCCTGAGCTGCAAAGGACGAAGAGCCATATGGCCATCGTAGTCGATGAATTCGGCGGCACGAGCGGCCTGATTACGCTTGAAGACATCCTTGAAGAGCTTGTCGGCGAGATTTGGGATGAGCACGATGAAAAGGTCAACATTATAACAAAAATCGATGAGAGCACGTATGAATTCGATGCCCAGTATGATCTAGATGATTTTGCTGAATTGTTCAATGTGCCAATGCCGGAGACTTCTTACCACAACCTAGGCGGCTGGATTTTTGAAACTCTTGAGAGTATCCCGGTAAACGGCGATACATTTGTTTACGAAAACCTGCGGATTATCGTCAAGGAAGTAGAAAATCACCGGATTCGTAATATTAAGGTGGAAATCATGCCAGTTCTTGAAGTTGAAGAATAAAAAAGAAGGTGGAATCAGGCTGTTTGGATGCCTGGCTCCACCTTTTTTGTTGTTTTTGGTATGTGACGATGGCGATAAGGTTGCTGGAAAAAATATTCTCCCGAAGCAACCCCATAATTGCTCGAAAAAGTGTGATAATCTCTCGATAAGGCACGGTAATTGCCTAAAAAAGAACCCTATTCGTGCCGTCTTCCTATTATTGTAAAAATATTAGCAGCAAGTAGCATCACCGCCGCAGCAAGCTTCGTTTTTCTCTTCTGTTTCCTGGACTTCTTTGATTTCCACGCTGCAGCAATCAGACCTTGAGTTGCTGCCCATCAGGATTTTGATAAAATTAGCCATTATTTTCACCTCCTTTCATCAAGATATTTTGATTTATTATACAAAATAGAACACAAATCCAGACACTGTCGACATCGTAATAACTGATGCGATAAATGCAATCACAAGCTGCTTTTTAAAAATCGATTTTAATAGGATGACTTCAGGCAGGCTGGCACCGGCTGAGCTGATCATCATTGCCATCACGGGACCAAGGGCCATTCCTTTTAAAATCAGCATTTGCGAAATCGGAATCATGCTTGAAAGCCGGATATATAATGGAATTCCGGCGATTGCTGCGACTGGAATCAGCCACCATGCATCATGCCCGAACCATTTCGTAATGATTTCAGTTGGAACAAGTCCGTGGATGACGGCGCCGATTGCAGCACCGATGAGCAAGTAAGGGTAGACACTTTTCATCAGCGACCAGGTTTCGTCTAAAGCAAATCTCCAATTGAACTTTTGGTTCTTTTCTTCATAGCCAGACATGATGACATTTTTGACGTAACGCTGGAATCCCAGCTTATCGAGTGTAAAGCCGATGACAATCGAGAAAACACTTGTGATAACTGTGTAAATGATCGTTACCTTCCAGCCCATCACGACACCCATGATGGTTAAAATTGTCGGGTCGAGCACCGGAGAAGCGAAGAGGAAAACCATAACGATTGAAAACGGAATTTTCTTTTTCAGCATATTGACGACTACTGGTATCGTGGAGCAGGAACAAAAGGGTGTGATAAACGCGAACAGGATGGCTGCAAAGCTGGCTAGTACTTGATTGCGTCCTGTCAGTTTTATTTCGATTTTTTCATAAGGAATGTATCCCTGAAGCAGGCTGATCAAGAAGGAAATCCCGATAAAAAGCACAGTCAATTCAAGGGCGATCCATAAAAAGCTTTTTAGAAATTCAATCATCTTCCTCTACCTTCTTCCTTTAGCAATTAGCTGGAACTGGGCAGCATTTAGGCTGCTGTTTTTGTTTCCGGGAAAAAAAAGGCAATTGCTTTGTTTCCGGCTGTTCAAAGAACTTCCACGCGTGTCTGGCTTTCCTTTCAACTTCCTCCTGCTTTAACTGTGCCAATGCTTGATAGTCATGATAAAACATGTATATCCTCTCCTTAATCAAAATATGTTGATTTATTTATCAAAAAAAGTTGATTAATACGTTGAAAAGTTAACCTAACAACAGTTGCTAGGTCTGAAAAGGCAGCAAAGCTCTGGAGATAAGAGGTGGTTTATTTCTTCGGTGTTTACTGTGTAGTAGCTCCAGGTTCCCTTTGTTTCTTTCTGGATCAGATTGGCTTCAAGCAAAATCTTCAAATGATACGACAATTTTGATTGGGGCATGTCAATCAGTTCACTTAAAATCGCAAACGCAGCTGGAGTCTTGCTGGCAAAGAAGATTGAGGATGTGCAAGCGTTTTTGGTCGGCAAGGGCTTTGAATTTCTTTTCATATTTTTCAAAGGTGCTTTGAAGCGGGTGTTCCTTGTCTGCTTTGGTGTCAGTTGTCAGGTCTGTTAAAGGAATGAATTTTTCCACTTTCAGCTCTCCTTAATCAAAATCTCTTGATATATTGTATTATATTTCCTATAAAACCAATTTGCAACTGTTAAATCAAAAATTTTTGATTTATTTTTTAAAGTCATAAATAAGACAAAAATAAAACTACAAAACTAGAAAAATAGTTATATAATTTAGTGGGAGGTGTAGATAATGAGTTGTCGAACTGGATGGGAAATAAAATCGTCAAACTCCATGCAAGGGATCATTGCTGGAGCCAAGGAAGAATTTCCTCTTATGGATGCTCCGGAAAAGCTTGAAAGCAAGGCGGCGTTTTTCAAGGCGCTCGGAGATGAGACGCGCCTAAAAATCATGACCTTGTTGTGGTTCGAGGATCTTTGCATGTGTGAAATCGTCGATGGCCTGTCAGGAGCATCCTCAACAATCAGCCACCATTTGAAGATCATGGAAAAGGGCAAGCTCATCAAATCCAGAAGAGAAGGAAAGTTCACTGTCTACAGTCTTGATAAAGCAAAGCTGGCACCTCTGATTCCGTATCTAAAAGAAGGCGATTTAAATGTTTAATCAACTTGCCACCTGGCTTGTCGTTGATGTCTTGAACATGGAGCTATCGTCAAGACTTGGCGGTGCACTCCACTTTTTCATTTACGACACAACAAAAATCTTGTTTTTGCTCGCGGTGATGATTTTCGGTATTTCATTCATCAGAAGCTTTTTTCCGCCTGAAAAAGTAAAGGAATGGCTCGGTGGCAGAAGGAAGGGAGCTGCCAGTGTGATGGCAGCTGTTCTGGGTGTCTTATCCCCGTTCTGCTCCTGTTCGACGGTGCCACTATTCATCGGCTTTGTCGAGGCTGGAATCCCTTTGGGTATCACATTTACTTTCTTAATTTCATCGCCGATCGTCAATGAAATCTCATTGGTCATGCTGTTTTCTATTTTTGGCTGGAAAGTAGCATTGATTTATGTGCTGGCCGGAATGACTCTGGCGATTGTTGCAGGTGCCATCATTGGCAAGCTGAAAATGGAAAAGCATGTTGAATCATATGTGTATGAAATAGCGGCTGGGCAAGAAGAAGTTCATATGCAAGAAGGAGACAGCAGAACCTTTTCTGAAAAAATGAAAGCAGTTTTCAGCAGAGACGAGCTTAAGGAAAGAACGATTTTTGCTGCACGTAATGTTGTGGAGACAGTCCAGAAGATTTGGCTTTATCTCTTGATCGGGATCGGGATTGGGGCGTTTATCCATGGATATGCTCCGCAAGACCTGCTTGTCAAATATGCTGGAGAAGGCAATTTCTTCGCGGTTCCGATTGCGACGTTACTAGGCGTGCCGCTTTACTCTAATGCTGTCGGTTCCCTGCCTATTGTCGAAGCATTATTGAACAAAGGTGTAGGAGCAGGTACTGCGCTGGCCTTCATGATGGCGATCACCGCCCTGTCCCTGCCGGAAATGATTTTGCTTAGGAAGGTAATCAAACCAAAGCTGATAGCTGTATTCGTCGGCGTTGTCGCCACAGGGATCATACTGATTGGCTATGGTTTCAATGCAATTCTATAATTATGAGGAGGAAATGAAGATGAATATTAAAGTTTTAGGTACAGGCTGCAAAAAATGCCAGGAGCTAGAAAAAAACACACGCATGGCGGTCGAAGAATTGCAGGTTGACGCTGTGGTAGAAAAGGTAGAAGACATCAAGGAAATCATGAAGTACAAAGTTATGAGCACCCCTGCACTTGTCATCGACGAAAAGGTGGTTTCCACAGGCAAGCTGTTAACTGTCAAAGAGCTGAAAGGCATGTTGGCTTAATATCGATTAACAATGACGCCAAGGGTAGGTCCCGGGCGTTTTTTGTTTGATAAAATAAATTCTGCATCAACTGCTTACAATAAGGACAAAGACACCTTTACAAAGTCTTAATAATTTATACATATATTCACTCTTGAACATATAAGCAAATCATTATATGATAATACGGTAATTGGAGGTGGAGAGTAATTGATTAAGCAAAGTATTGAGATGGATCAGGCTGCAGGGATTTTTAAGCTGCTTGGGGATAAGACACGTTTGACGATGATGAGAATTCTCGCTGATCATGATTGCTGTGTTTGTGAGTTTGTAGCTATATTTGATACCAGCCAGCCGGCGATCAGCCAGCATATCCGCAAGCTAAAGGACGCAGGGCTGATAAAAGAGAGCAGGAGAGGCCAGTGGATTTTTTACTCGTTGAACCGGCAAAATGAGCATTTCGATTTTGTTCAATTGCTCATGGATGCACTTCCAAGCCAGGAAGAAAAACTAACAGAACTTGAAAAGCAGGGAAAACGGATTTCCTGTGACTAATGGAGGTGTGTGGATTTGTCATTACCGATTATAGCTTCACTTATTTTCCTCGTGACGCTGACACTGGTCATCTGGCAGCCGAAGGGTCTGGGGATTGGCTGGTCAGCGGTTGGTGGAGCGATTTTAGCATTGCTTTTTGGAGTGGTTGATTTCCAGGACGTCATCGATGTTACCGGAATCGTCTGGAACGCAACACTCGCGTTTATCGCTATCATTATTATTTCACTTATTTTAGATGAGATTGGATTTTTTGAATGGTCCGCCTTACATATGGCAAGGGCCGCTAAGGGTAACGGCGTTAAGATGTTTATTTATGTTACCTTGCTTGGGGCTGCTGTTGCTGCGTTGTTCGCAAACGACGGTGCGGCATTGATTTTAACCCCAATCGTGCTAGCGATGGTGCGCAACCTGAAATTTGAAGAAAAAATGGTCTTTCCTTTTATCATCGCGAGTGGGTTCATTGCCGA
It contains:
- a CDS encoding thioredoxin family protein — encoded protein: MNIKVLGTGCKKCQELEKNTRMAVEELQVDAVVEKVEDIKEIMKYKVMSTPALVIDEKVVSTGKLLTVKELKGMLA
- a CDS encoding flavodoxin domain-containing protein translates to MKSLIVYCSTHGTTAKAAHLLRKQIEGDVIAINLDKTKLHSDLELFDSVLIGGSIHAGSIQGKIKKFMKEHEDVLRRKKLGLFLCCMREGQEAHTQFENAFPPSLREAAIAKGLFGGEFIFSKMNFFEKIIAKSVSGSTEEISHLDLGSINDFAETVNRNNKYLPV
- a CDS encoding ArsR/SmtB family transcription factor; translation: MSCRTGWEIKSSNSMQGIIAGAKEEFPLMDAPEKLESKAAFFKALGDETRLKIMTLLWFEDLCMCEIVDGLSGASSTISHHLKIMEKGKLIKSRREGKFTVYSLDKAKLAPLIPYLKEGDLNV
- a CDS encoding permease produces the protein MFNQLATWLVVDVLNMELSSRLGGALHFFIYDTTKILFLLAVMIFGISFIRSFFPPEKVKEWLGGRRKGAASVMAAVLGVLSPFCSCSTVPLFIGFVEAGIPLGITFTFLISSPIVNEISLVMLFSIFGWKVALIYVLAGMTLAIVAGAIIGKLKMEKHVESYVYEIAAGQEEVHMQEGDSRTFSEKMKAVFSRDELKERTIFAARNVVETVQKIWLYLLIGIGIGAFIHGYAPQDLLVKYAGEGNFFAVPIATLLGVPLYSNAVGSLPIVEALLNKGVGAGTALAFMMAITALSLPEMILLRKVIKPKLIAVFVGVVATGIILIGYGFNAIL
- a CDS encoding ArsR/SmtB family transcription factor: MIKQSIEMDQAAGIFKLLGDKTRLTMMRILADHDCCVCEFVAIFDTSQPAISQHIRKLKDAGLIKESRRGQWIFYSLNRQNEHFDFVQLLMDALPSQEEKLTELEKQGKRISCD
- a CDS encoding permease, producing the protein MIEFLKSFLWIALELTVLFIGISFLISLLQGYIPYEKIEIKLTGRNQVLASFAAILFAFITPFCSCSTIPVVVNMLKKKIPFSIVMVFLFASPVLDPTILTIMGVVMGWKVTIIYTVITSVFSIVIGFTLDKLGFQRYVKNVIMSGYEEKNQKFNWRFALDETWSLMKSVYPYLLIGAAIGAVIHGLVPTEIITKWFGHDAWWLIPVAAIAGIPLYIRLSSMIPISQMLILKGMALGPVMAMMISSAGASLPEVILLKSIFKKQLVIAFIASVITMSTVSGFVFYFV
- a CDS encoding hemolysin family protein; its protein translation is MEVPIGLVILLGVLILLSAFFSSAETAFSSVNKIRLRNYESEGRAGSKKALYISENFDDALSTILVGNNIVNIAAASISSKVAVDIFGASTGLIVSTFGMTILILIFGEILPKSIAKENAEAYSLKISGILLLLIKILTPINFVFSKLKASVSRMFSKDGEAQPSVTEEEIKVMVDISEEEGVINNDERELVHRSLEFNDVLVGEILTHRMDMITIEVNQPLEEIKQIFLEERFSRIPVYEENIDNVIGFLSEREFFAELIQNKEVNVREMLRQPMFVVKSMKIATLLPELQRTKSHMAIVVDEFGGTSGLITLEDILEELVGEIWDEHDEKVNIITKIDESTYEFDAQYDLDDFAELFNVPMPETSYHNLGGWIFETLESIPVNGDTFVYENLRIIVKEVENHRIRNIKVEIMPVLEVEE
- a CDS encoding undecaprenyl-diphosphatase — encoded protein: MNIELFRMINDAGKEFGALNPVMVIIANNAIYLLAAAVLVYLFSRNQRNRLMVVSGLTALLLAEIAGKIAGMLHSNHQPFARLPDVNQLIEMEVNNSFPSDHTIIFFTMAVTFWLFKRKHTYLWILLAGMVGFSRIWAGVHYPADILVGAILGSGFAYLGYRVISTINLFNKNKSTGKEMKNL